From a region of the Paenibacillus sp. FSL R10-2734 genome:
- the trpE gene encoding anthranilate synthase component I, producing the protein MTNPSVQEVVKLSRDFNLIPVVKRLLADMETPIRLFQRFAERDRAFLLESVEGGKQWARYSFIGSDPFLMISGKKGAINVEVGGEKKQLHGKPIEELKALLRSYRSPKLEEMPPFTGGAIGFFGYDLLQYYEKLPQHPVDDLKMDDIRFMFCDRIIVFDHVKQQILLVGNLHVKDGDTDSDIRSNYESLSRKLEEMAEDLQKEGPKENVNRRSIPQDIELGEIHSNLTKEQYINNVEQAKEYIRSGDIFQVVLSQRLHIETEVSPLHVYRMLRTLNPSPYMYYLKMDEEIIVGTSPEALVKVDGNRVETRPIAGTRPRGESEAADRAFAAELLEDEKERAEHLMLVDLGRNDLGRVSKFGTVKCDSFMEIERYSHVMHMVSNVSGTLSEDKDFFDAFLSCLPAGTVSGAPKLRAMEIIAELEREARGAYAGAIGYLGFSGNMDSCITIRTIIFRKGRAYVQAGAGIVWDSVPEKEYEETVNKAKGMLKAIRMAEAMFPSEVKEKQVINQDYMYEYTPEQVV; encoded by the coding sequence ATGACGAATCCGAGTGTTCAAGAAGTGGTAAAGCTGTCGCGGGATTTTAATCTGATTCCTGTTGTGAAGCGACTGCTCGCTGATATGGAGACACCTATCCGGTTATTCCAACGTTTCGCTGAACGTGACCGTGCGTTCTTACTTGAAAGTGTAGAGGGTGGCAAACAATGGGCCCGGTATTCGTTCATCGGTAGCGATCCCTTTTTGATGATATCAGGTAAAAAGGGTGCAATTAACGTTGAAGTCGGCGGTGAGAAGAAGCAATTGCACGGAAAGCCAATTGAGGAGCTTAAGGCGTTATTACGCTCCTACCGTAGTCCTAAGCTGGAGGAGATGCCTCCATTTACAGGTGGGGCTATCGGATTTTTTGGATATGATCTACTGCAATATTATGAGAAGCTACCTCAGCACCCTGTGGATGATCTCAAAATGGATGATATAAGATTTATGTTTTGTGATCGCATCATTGTTTTTGATCATGTGAAGCAGCAGATTCTTCTTGTTGGCAACCTGCATGTAAAAGATGGAGATACAGATTCAGACATCAGATCCAATTATGAAAGCTTGAGTCGTAAGCTGGAGGAGATGGCTGAGGATCTGCAAAAAGAAGGTCCTAAGGAAAATGTGAATCGTCGCAGCATTCCGCAGGATATCGAACTAGGTGAGATTCATTCTAATCTAACCAAAGAGCAGTACATCAACAATGTAGAACAGGCGAAGGAATACATTCGCTCCGGGGATATCTTTCAAGTGGTGCTTTCGCAGCGTCTGCATATTGAAACAGAAGTTTCTCCATTGCATGTATACCGGATGCTTAGAACGCTTAATCCGTCACCATACATGTACTATTTAAAAATGGATGAGGAGATTATTGTTGGTACCTCACCGGAAGCGCTCGTGAAGGTGGATGGAAATCGTGTGGAGACACGGCCGATTGCTGGAACAAGACCAAGAGGTGAAAGTGAGGCTGCGGATCGTGCGTTTGCTGCGGAGCTCCTGGAAGATGAAAAAGAACGGGCGGAGCACCTGATGCTTGTTGATCTAGGTCGTAATGATCTAGGGAGAGTCTCCAAATTTGGAACTGTGAAGTGTGATTCCTTTATGGAGATTGAAAGATACTCGCATGTCATGCACATGGTATCGAATGTGTCGGGCACGCTCAGTGAGGATAAAGATTTCTTTGATGCATTTCTCTCCTGTCTGCCAGCCGGAACTGTTTCTGGGGCTCCGAAGCTACGGGCCATGGAGATAATAGCTGAGCTAGAACGAGAAGCTCGGGGAGCTTATGCCGGAGCGATTGGATACCTAGGGTTCTCAGGAAACATGGATTCTTGTATCACCATTCGTACCATTATCTTTCGAAAAGGTCGTGCGTACGTGCAGGCCGGGGCAGGGATCGTTTGGGACTCGGTTCCTGAGAAAGAATACGAGGAGACCGTGAATAAAGCGAAGGGCATGCTGAAGGCCATTCGTATGGCAGAAGCTATGTTTCCATCCGAAGTGAAAGAGAAACAAGTCATCAACCAAGATTATATGTACGAATATACCCCTGAACAAGTGGTTTGA
- the trpD gene encoding anthranilate phosphoribosyltransferase has product MDRAKLIQSGIAGLIEGKNLTRTEARDIMGAIMLGDASHAQIGSLLTALRIKGETVEEITGFAEAMRGFGTSVLTDRARLLDTAGTGGSGIHKFNISTASAIISSAASVRVAKHGNRSASGRAGSADVLEALGVNIHLNAEQARECLDRIGICFLFAQIYHPSMRHAAAPRKELGVRTVFNMLGPLTNPAGADRQLLGIYDRNKTETVANVLKELGSKRAMVVSSYDGLDEISISAPTLVSELKEGIVTTYEITPERLGLNRHPLEAVLGGDAAENAAIITSVLQGEITPYRDIVLANAGACVYVAGLADTLAGGVEKAKEVVDSGKALSKLEQLVVMTEELNYVS; this is encoded by the coding sequence ATGGATAGAGCGAAATTGATACAATCAGGAATCGCCGGACTGATCGAAGGCAAGAATCTGACACGTACTGAAGCACGGGATATAATGGGTGCTATAATGCTTGGAGATGCTTCACATGCGCAAATCGGTTCATTGCTGACTGCTTTACGGATTAAGGGAGAAACCGTGGAGGAGATTACGGGTTTTGCGGAAGCCATGAGAGGTTTCGGCACATCCGTACTCACTGACCGCGCACGTTTGTTAGATACCGCTGGTACTGGCGGTTCCGGCATCCATAAATTTAATATTTCAACCGCCTCAGCGATTATTTCCTCAGCGGCTTCAGTAAGAGTTGCAAAGCATGGCAACCGCTCTGCTTCCGGTAGAGCGGGAAGTGCTGATGTTCTTGAAGCCCTAGGCGTTAACATTCATCTGAATGCTGAGCAGGCCCGGGAATGTCTGGATCGTATCGGAATTTGTTTTTTATTCGCACAAATTTATCATCCCTCGATGCGGCATGCTGCAGCTCCTCGTAAAGAGCTTGGTGTGCGTACAGTTTTCAATATGCTAGGCCCGCTTACGAATCCAGCAGGAGCGGATCGTCAATTGCTAGGGATTTATGACCGGAATAAGACGGAGACAGTGGCGAATGTACTGAAGGAGCTGGGTTCCAAACGCGCAATGGTTGTAAGCAGTTATGATGGCCTTGACGAAATCAGCATCTCAGCCCCTACATTAGTGTCGGAGTTAAAAGAGGGTATTGTGACCACTTATGAAATCACTCCGGAGAGATTGGGTCTTAACAGACACCCGCTTGAAGCTGTTCTTGGTGGAGATGCAGCTGAGAATGCAGCAATTATTACCTCTGTGCTCCAAGGTGAGATCACTCCTTATCGGGATATCGTTTTAGCTAATGCAGGAGCATGTGTATATGTTGCAGGTCTGGCAGATACCTTGGCTGGTGGCGTCGAGAAAGCTAAAGAAGTAGTGGATTCAGGCAAGGCATTATCCAAGCTAGAACAGCTTGTTGTGATGACGGAGGAGCTTAATTATGTATCTTGA
- the trpC gene encoding indole-3-glycerol phosphate synthase TrpC — protein MYLDKIIATKIKEVEALSDSFSLAQAERDIAALPQTRGFRKALTQGKNRDMGLIAEVKKASPSKGLIREDFDPVSIAKGYEAGGADCLSVLTDKDYFQGSAAYLQQVKEAVNLPLLRKDFIIDEKQIYEARLLGADAVLLIVAILTPDKLSYFIEIATELGMDVLIEVHDRNELAVVLSTDKINHSNVLLGINNRNLRTFETSLETTAELAALVPQGVPVISESGIAGPSDIDYLRTTGAHGVLVGEYLMRQADVEDAVNNLLGVLPNGKDRVQHG, from the coding sequence ATGTATCTTGATAAAATTATAGCTACCAAGATTAAAGAGGTGGAGGCGCTCAGTGATAGCTTTTCTCTGGCCCAAGCTGAACGTGATATAGCAGCACTCCCACAGACTAGAGGTTTTCGTAAAGCTCTGACCCAAGGGAAGAACAGGGATATGGGCTTGATCGCTGAGGTGAAGAAGGCTTCCCCTTCTAAAGGGTTGATCCGTGAAGATTTTGATCCTGTTTCCATTGCAAAAGGTTATGAAGCGGGAGGCGCTGACTGTTTATCAGTTCTAACAGATAAGGATTATTTCCAAGGCAGCGCTGCTTACCTGCAGCAAGTGAAGGAAGCCGTAAATCTACCGCTGCTTCGCAAAGATTTTATTATCGATGAGAAACAGATCTACGAAGCTCGTCTTCTCGGAGCAGATGCGGTGTTGTTGATCGTAGCTATATTAACGCCGGATAAACTGTCTTATTTTATAGAAATAGCTACAGAGCTTGGAATGGATGTGTTGATTGAAGTTCATGACCGAAATGAGCTTGCGGTTGTATTAAGCACAGACAAGATCAATCATTCTAATGTACTGCTAGGAATTAATAATCGTAATCTTCGTACCTTTGAGACATCCTTGGAAACAACAGCAGAGCTGGCAGCCCTCGTACCTCAAGGCGTTCCCGTGATCAGTGAAAGTGGAATCGCAGGGCCAAGTGATATTGACTACCTAAGAACGACAGGTGCTCATGGAGTACTTGTAGGGGAGTATCTCATGCGCCAGGCTGACGTGGAAGATGCGGTAAACAACTTGCTAGGCGTCCTTCCAAATGGAAAGGACCGTGTCCAGCATGGCTGA
- a CDS encoding phosphoribosylanthranilate isomerase: MAETLVKICGLQDVEVLKSMVHLPLDYIGFVFAPSRRRVTLERAAELIAELPQWKTSEKPKAAGVFVNPELDELRELLSVAPLDVIQLHGQESPAFCQTVRQAFPQVQVWKALSIADKERDDADNEYSLEQYAGSVDAVLLDTYDPQQSGGSGRTFAWERLPDYQEIALRIGLPLFVAGGLHPNNVGELLDTYAPYGVDVSSGVESEGIKDIIKMTAFVERVKQS; this comes from the coding sequence ATGGCTGAGACATTGGTAAAAATCTGTGGACTTCAGGACGTTGAAGTGCTAAAATCTATGGTACACTTACCACTAGATTATATTGGATTTGTATTTGCGCCTAGTCGTCGCAGGGTCACTCTGGAGCGTGCTGCCGAACTGATTGCTGAGCTTCCACAATGGAAGACTAGTGAAAAGCCTAAAGCTGCCGGGGTTTTTGTTAATCCTGAGCTGGATGAGCTGAGAGAACTACTTTCCGTAGCGCCACTAGATGTCATTCAGCTACATGGGCAGGAAAGTCCAGCCTTTTGTCAGACGGTTCGGCAAGCTTTTCCACAAGTTCAGGTTTGGAAGGCATTGTCTATTGCTGATAAAGAGCGTGATGACGCAGATAACGAATATTCATTGGAACAATATGCAGGCTCCGTGGATGCGGTTTTATTAGATACTTATGATCCTCAGCAGAGCGGTGGCTCTGGGCGCACATTTGCTTGGGAAAGATTGCCTGATTATCAGGAAATTGCGCTACGAATTGGTTTGCCGTTGTTTGTGGCTGGAGGACTTCATCCTAATAATGTAGGAGAATTGCTAGATACCTATGCTCCGTACGGAGTAGACGTATCTAGTGGGGTAGAGAGTGAAGGCATTAAAGATATTATTAAAATGACAGCTTTTGTGGAAAGGGTGAAGCAATCATGA
- the trpB gene encoding tryptophan synthase subunit beta: MTQVPDQHGRFGSFGGRFVPETLMTALIELEEAYRKYSADPAFQEEIDYLLKQYSGRETPLYYAERLSKHLGEAKIYLKREDLNHTGAHKINNAIGQGILAKMMGKTKVIAETGAGQHGVATATVAALLGMECKVFMGEEDTRRQALNVFRMKLLGAEVIPVTSGSRTLKDAGNEALRYWVSNVEDTFYILGSAVGPHPYPMMVRNFQRVIGDETRRQILEAEGRLPDLLVAAVGGGSNAIGMFYPFVEDENVGMIGVEAAGKGIDTPFHAATMSKGTHGVFQGSMSYLLQDEHGQVTEAHSISAGLDYPGVGPEHSYLKDIERAKYVPITDAEALDALKLLCVTEGIIPALESAHAIAHVVKLGPTLTKDDVVVICLSGRGDKDVESIMAYTEGKGNE; encoded by the coding sequence ATGACACAAGTACCGGACCAGCATGGACGTTTCGGTTCATTCGGAGGGCGCTTCGTGCCCGAAACTTTGATGACTGCATTGATTGAGCTGGAGGAAGCCTATCGAAAGTATTCGGCGGACCCGGCTTTTCAAGAAGAAATAGATTATCTATTAAAGCAATATTCCGGACGTGAGACCCCGCTGTATTATGCGGAACGTCTAAGCAAGCATCTGGGAGAAGCTAAAATATATTTGAAGCGTGAAGATTTGAATCATACAGGTGCTCATAAGATTAACAATGCGATTGGTCAGGGGATTCTGGCCAAAATGATGGGTAAAACCAAGGTGATCGCTGAAACTGGAGCTGGACAGCATGGCGTAGCTACTGCTACGGTTGCAGCTCTACTTGGGATGGAATGTAAGGTGTTTATGGGAGAAGAGGATACTCGTCGCCAGGCCCTCAACGTATTCCGTATGAAGCTGCTTGGTGCAGAGGTGATTCCTGTTACATCCGGATCGCGCACCCTTAAAGATGCCGGTAACGAAGCACTTCGCTACTGGGTTAGCAATGTAGAGGACACTTTCTATATCCTCGGTTCAGCCGTAGGCCCACATCCTTATCCGATGATGGTTCGTAACTTCCAGCGGGTGATTGGTGATGAAACGCGGCGCCAGATTCTGGAAGCTGAAGGAAGACTGCCGGATCTGCTTGTAGCTGCTGTAGGTGGCGGTAGTAATGCTATCGGCATGTTCTACCCGTTCGTGGAGGATGAGAATGTCGGTATGATTGGTGTTGAGGCAGCAGGCAAAGGTATAGACACACCTTTTCATGCGGCGACGATGAGTAAGGGGACTCATGGCGTATTCCAGGGCTCGATGAGCTATCTACTGCAGGATGAGCATGGCCAAGTAACAGAGGCACACTCCATTTCCGCAGGTTTGGATTATCCTGGTGTTGGTCCTGAACACTCCTATCTAAAAGATATCGAACGCGCAAAATATGTCCCAATTACAGATGCAGAGGCGCTAGATGCACTGAAGCTACTTTGTGTAACGGAAGGCATTATTCCAGCGCTAGAGTCGGCACATGCGATAGCCCATGTAGTGAAGCTGGGTCCGACCCTTACCAAAGATGATGTTGTTGTTATCTGCCTGTCAGGCCGGGGAGACAAAGATGTGGAATCCATCATGGCGTACACAGAAGGGAAGGGAAACGAATGA
- the trpA gene encoding tryptophan synthase subunit alpha → MTTETTNRMDLVFRKLKAEERTALIPFLTVGDPDLETTLAIIAELEIAGADILELGVPYSDPLADGPVIQRASARALRGEVHLRTCMETALKARQAGSSMPFILFSYYNPILQMGLDTFFAELNAHEISGLIIPDLPVEESEEMRRRSSEVGVNLIPLVAPTSSERIAKIVSGASGFIYCVSSLGVTGERSTFHADVEAFINSVRQATDLPVAVGFGISTGEQVARFAQICDGVVVGSAIVRKIEDVIPLLDHPATRNEGLLQIREFVAQLKRP, encoded by the coding sequence ATGACAACCGAAACTACAAACCGGATGGATTTGGTATTCCGGAAGCTTAAAGCGGAAGAACGGACGGCATTGATTCCTTTTCTGACGGTCGGAGATCCAGATCTGGAGACTACTCTTGCCATCATCGCCGAACTAGAAATTGCTGGCGCAGATATTCTCGAGCTAGGGGTTCCTTATTCCGATCCTCTTGCTGATGGCCCTGTAATTCAGCGAGCGTCTGCACGGGCACTACGAGGTGAAGTTCACCTGCGTACCTGCATGGAGACCGCGTTAAAAGCTCGTCAAGCCGGAAGCAGTATGCCATTTATTTTATTTTCCTATTACAATCCTATCCTGCAAATGGGGCTCGACACATTCTTCGCTGAACTGAACGCTCATGAGATTAGTGGACTTATTATACCAGATCTCCCTGTCGAGGAATCAGAGGAAATGCGTCGACGCAGCAGTGAAGTTGGAGTTAACCTCATCCCATTAGTTGCTCCGACCTCAAGCGAACGTATTGCGAAGATTGTCTCAGGTGCTAGTGGGTTTATCTATTGTGTATCCTCATTAGGTGTGACAGGAGAACGATCCACTTTTCATGCTGATGTAGAAGCGTTTATTAATTCTGTACGTCAAGCAACTGATCTACCAGTAGCGGTTGGATTTGGTATTTCAACTGGCGAACAGGTTGCCCGCTTTGCTCAGATTTGCGATGGTGTTGTAGTAGGCAGTGCCATTGTTCGCAAAATAGAAGATGTAATTCCGCTGCTCGATCATCCTGCCACGCGGAATGAGGGACTGTTGCAAATTCGAGAATTTGTGGCACAATTAAAAAGACCATAA
- the hisC gene encoding histidinol-phosphate transaminase yields the protein MNPKPNIVNLPVYKPGKPIDEVKKELGLSEVIKLASNENPYGASPSAKEAILAELENLYLYPDGSAVELTAALASRLGVNSDNIIFGCGSDEIIALIARAFFLPGDETIMADQTFSVYKSNADIESAVSIEVPLVNGTHDLDGMLARITDRTKVIWICNPNNPTGTIVPEEALVSFLDAVPSNVMVVLDEAYCEYVTDLSYSNGIELLNRYTNLVVLRTFSKIYGLAALRIGYGVASPEIISLINKVREPFNTSRLAQAAALAALNDQDYVQECRRLNSAGILQLQGEFKRLGLESFPAHGNFIMVDVRKPATEVFDALMRKGIIVRAGHRIYPTYIRATVGSAEQNSAFITALEQTLIEYGVRA from the coding sequence ATGAATCCAAAACCGAATATAGTTAATCTCCCTGTCTACAAACCAGGGAAACCTATAGACGAAGTCAAGAAGGAGCTTGGCTTAAGTGAGGTTATTAAGCTTGCATCCAATGAGAACCCGTATGGAGCTTCTCCGAGCGCTAAAGAAGCTATTCTAGCAGAGCTTGAGAATCTGTATCTTTATCCAGACGGCTCGGCTGTTGAGTTAACGGCAGCACTTGCCAGTCGTCTTGGTGTGAATAGCGACAATATTATTTTTGGCTGTGGCTCTGATGAGATTATTGCACTTATTGCTCGCGCCTTCTTCTTGCCAGGTGATGAGACAATCATGGCTGACCAGACCTTCTCTGTGTATAAGAGTAACGCAGATATCGAGAGTGCTGTATCTATTGAGGTACCACTTGTAAATGGTACACATGATTTGGATGGGATGTTGGCCCGTATAACGGATCGCACTAAGGTGATCTGGATCTGTAATCCGAATAATCCAACAGGTACGATTGTACCGGAGGAAGCTTTGGTTTCTTTCCTAGATGCTGTACCTTCGAATGTGATGGTTGTCCTTGATGAAGCATACTGTGAATACGTAACCGATCTTTCTTACTCAAACGGCATCGAATTATTGAATCGTTATACGAATCTGGTTGTGCTTCGCACATTCTCCAAAATTTATGGCTTGGCTGCACTGCGTATTGGTTACGGCGTTGCGAGTCCTGAGATTATTTCATTGATCAACAAGGTACGTGAGCCTTTCAATACCTCACGCCTTGCTCAAGCGGCGGCTCTTGCTGCCTTGAATGACCAAGACTATGTGCAGGAATGCCGTCGTCTTAATAGCGCGGGTATTCTTCAATTGCAAGGTGAATTCAAACGTCTGGGCCTAGAATCTTTCCCTGCACACGGGAACTTCATTATGGTAGATGTTCGTAAGCCTGCAACTGAGGTCTTCGATGCTTTGATGCGTAAAGGAATCATTGTGCGAGCTGGCCACCGTATTTACCCAACTTATATTCGTGCCACTGTAGGATCAGCAGAGCAGAACTCAGCTTTTATAACCGCTTTGGAACAAACGCTTATAGAGTATGGTGTGCGCGCTTAG
- a CDS encoding prephenate dehydrogenase, translating into MTTKIAIFGVGLIGGSLALCFKGKEGLTVVGHAHRPESANKYISRGVVDHATLSVEEAALDADFIFLCVPVGMLEDYLQQLSNLPLKPGCIITDVGSTKASIAACAVSLDIPGVHFIGGHPMAGSERSGVEAASSLLFENAYYVLTPPPGVPDEAYHALESLLHHTRAQIVRLNPERHDEIVGAISHLPHIIAVALVNQIRAYDDNDSLYSTLAAGGFRDITRIASSDPIIWRDILLNNRSVMLRLLKDWNEEVSSFVHLLENEDGVGIEEAFQQANGFRSQLPERRKGMIAPLFDLHIDVPDHPGIIGRIATELGDQGINLSNVQIIESREDVPGIMRLSFRQENDMERAKILLQEHDYTVYV; encoded by the coding sequence ATGACGACAAAAATAGCTATATTCGGTGTCGGTCTGATCGGAGGCTCACTGGCCCTTTGCTTTAAAGGCAAGGAGGGCCTGACCGTCGTAGGACATGCCCACCGTCCTGAATCCGCGAATAAATATATAAGCAGAGGTGTGGTAGATCATGCCACGCTTTCTGTTGAAGAAGCAGCACTTGATGCTGATTTCATTTTTTTGTGTGTACCGGTAGGGATGTTAGAGGATTATCTGCAGCAGTTAAGCAATTTGCCCCTAAAACCCGGCTGCATTATTACAGATGTGGGAAGTACGAAAGCTAGCATTGCCGCATGTGCGGTCTCTTTAGATATTCCTGGAGTACATTTTATCGGCGGACACCCAATGGCAGGCTCAGAGCGGTCAGGTGTTGAGGCAGCTTCATCCCTACTGTTTGAAAATGCGTATTACGTGTTAACGCCTCCTCCTGGAGTGCCAGACGAGGCCTATCATGCACTGGAGTCCTTACTACACCATACAAGAGCGCAGATTGTACGCCTTAATCCAGAACGTCATGATGAGATTGTAGGTGCCATTAGTCATTTGCCACATATTATTGCTGTTGCTCTGGTAAATCAGATTCGCGCCTATGATGATAACGACTCCTTGTACAGTACGCTAGCCGCTGGAGGATTTCGGGATATCACTCGGATAGCGTCAAGCGATCCTATTATTTGGCGTGACATCCTACTGAATAATCGTTCAGTGATGCTTCGTTTATTGAAGGATTGGAATGAAGAAGTATCTTCTTTTGTTCACTTACTGGAAAATGAAGATGGTGTAGGGATTGAAGAAGCCTTCCAACAAGCGAATGGTTTCCGCAGTCAGTTACCTGAACGGCGTAAAGGTATGATAGCGCCTTTATTTGATCTACATATTGATGTGCCGGATCATCCGGGTATTATCGGTCGTATTGCAACAGAGCTGGGGGATCAAGGAATTAACCTTAGCAACGTACAAATTATCGAGAGCCGTGAAGATGTGCCGGGTATTATGCGTCTCTCGTTCCGGCAGGAGAACGATATGGAGCGAGCCAAAATTCTGCTGCAGGAGCACGATTATACGGTTTATGTATAG
- a CDS encoding sigma-70 family RNA polymerase sigma factor, which produces MTDSQLIQQIKQGNTELYSELMRRYQRKILAFVYHMLRNSQMELIAEDLCSETFYKAFRSLHSFREVDASFSTWLYTIARNTVLSELRKNRAGNVSLEESGYTPVAPLEVAPEQAALRKERMNLVREAINNLPEKQRSALILREYDQMDYQEIAEILDQSVSSVKSLLFRARSSVKLQLESYFNEPEVEEQVERV; this is translated from the coding sequence ATGACGGATTCCCAGTTGATCCAGCAAATCAAACAAGGAAACACAGAATTATATTCAGAATTAATGCGTCGTTATCAGCGGAAAATATTGGCATTTGTATACCATATGCTTAGAAACTCACAAATGGAGCTAATTGCAGAGGACCTTTGTTCGGAGACTTTCTACAAGGCATTCCGTAGCTTGCATTCCTTTCGAGAGGTAGATGCGTCCTTTTCAACATGGTTGTATACTATTGCTCGTAATACTGTGCTAAGTGAGCTGCGTAAGAATCGTGCTGGAAATGTATCCCTAGAAGAGAGTGGATATACTCCTGTGGCACCGCTTGAAGTAGCACCTGAGCAGGCTGCATTGCGTAAAGAGCGGATGAACTTGGTCCGTGAGGCAATTAATAATCTTCCGGAGAAACAACGCTCTGCGCTAATCCTGCGTGAGTACGATCAAATGGACTATCAAGAAATTGCAGAAATTTTGGATCAGAGTGTAAGCTCCGTGAAATCATTGTTGTTTCGTGCCAGGAGTAGTGTGAAGCTTCAACTCGAATCCTATTTCAATGAGCCTGAAGTTGAAGAGCAGGTTGAGAGGGTGTAA
- a CDS encoding histidine phosphatase family protein, which yields MLIGLIRHGLTDWNAIGKIQGQSDIPLNDEGRMQAAMLADRLLQEPYRWDYCITSNLSRAAETGKIIADKLSIPLLDPDNRIRERAYGQVEGLTAAEREEKWGKEWSQLSLGQETDEQLQARALAFMEDISAKHPNRNILVISHGGFLAQLYTALYKDKYSERIGNLSLTILEKNERDWNPILYNCTRHILQNQH from the coding sequence ATGCTAATCGGCTTGATACGCCATGGACTGACGGACTGGAATGCAATTGGTAAGATACAGGGGCAAAGTGATATTCCGCTTAATGATGAAGGACGAATGCAAGCTGCGATGCTTGCTGACCGCTTATTACAAGAACCGTATCGCTGGGATTACTGCATTACAAGTAACCTTTCCCGCGCCGCTGAGACAGGCAAAATTATCGCTGATAAGTTAAGTATACCGCTGCTAGATCCTGATAATCGTATCCGGGAGCGTGCCTACGGACAAGTAGAGGGGCTTACTGCTGCTGAGCGTGAAGAGAAGTGGGGGAAGGAATGGAGTCAGCTCTCACTTGGTCAAGAAACCGATGAACAGCTTCAGGCTCGTGCACTTGCTTTTATGGAAGATATTTCTGCGAAGCATCCCAATCGGAACATTCTAGTCATTTCTCATGGGGGCTTCCTTGCTCAACTGTATACTGCACTTTACAAGGATAAGTATTCTGAGCGAATTGGCAATCTATCCCTAACAATTTTGGAGAAGAATGAACGGGATTGGAACCCTATTTTATATAATTGTACTCGCCATATCCTGCAAAATCAGCATTAA
- a CDS encoding IDEAL domain-containing protein: MDKMKATYEVMLGLAAEMVWDEALRKRRSDILHREIDTALATGDKLAFRNLTEELKSLA, encoded by the coding sequence ATGGACAAAATGAAGGCTACGTATGAAGTGATGCTAGGACTTGCGGCAGAAATGGTGTGGGATGAAGCGCTGCGAAAGCGTCGCTCCGACATCTTGCACCGTGAGATCGACACGGCTCTGGCTACAGGAGATAAGTTGGCTTTTCGAAATCTTACAGAAGAACTTAAAAGTTTGGCATAA
- a CDS encoding DUF2487 family protein produces MKFSDFEVEQWEENRKFYDTCLIPFTGLSGSESPPETVQALERLRDFMDLVEIPFKGRIVTYPAIQYGGGGYVDLINEVCRKVKSSGFQYAVVLTADIALQEIEIVESDLVLSLPIIEASQEGKINSNIGLKIQEMWRR; encoded by the coding sequence ATGAAATTCAGTGATTTCGAAGTGGAGCAATGGGAAGAGAATCGAAAATTCTATGATACATGTCTCATACCTTTTACAGGATTAAGTGGGTCCGAGAGCCCTCCTGAGACGGTTCAAGCATTAGAGAGATTGCGTGATTTCATGGATTTAGTGGAAATACCGTTTAAGGGACGTATTGTAACTTATCCAGCAATTCAGTATGGAGGGGGAGGATATGTCGATTTAATCAATGAGGTTTGCCGAAAAGTCAAATCCAGTGGTTTCCAGTATGCTGTTGTGTTAACAGCGGATATAGCACTTCAGGAGATAGAAATTGTTGAAAGCGATTTAGTACTCTCTCTGCCTATCATTGAGGCCTCTCAGGAAGGTAAGATAAACAGTAATATTGGGTTGAAAATTCAAGAGATGTGGCGACGGTGA